A window of Onychomys torridus chromosome 15, mOncTor1.1, whole genome shotgun sequence genomic DNA:
GATTAATCCAAGTAAAAGAAAATTGTGCGATGCTTGGAACAAAGTGTGTGCCGTGGAAAAGGGCTGTGTGAGACCACTGAAACCTGACCAAAACCTGGCTCATCTGGAAACCCCACGTTTTCTCCACACTCGTCTGTACATGGATGTGCTCAGGGTTCTGGCACTGAtcacctttcccttctcttcattGGACAGGTGTAGTGTTCCCTTACTTTCCACGCCTGGGACGCTACAATCTCAACTTTCACGAGGCACGGCAGGCTTGTTTGGAACAGGATGCTGTGATTGCGTCCTTCGACCAGCTGTACGAAGCCTGGCGGGGTGGACTGGACTGGTGCAATGCTGGCTGGCTCAGCGATGGATCTGTGCAGTACCCTATCACCAAACCCCGCGAGCCCTGTGGGGGCCAGAACACAGTGCCTGGTGTCAGGAACTACGGGTTTTGGGACAAAGATAAAAGCAGATACGATGTTTTCTGTTTTACATCCAACTTCAATGGTAAGATGGTAGCTAGCTATGCTGCCTTTCTTTCTATTCCAGAGAACAAGTTGTCTTGAAACACTGTTTGAATTTGGGTGataactttgaaaaacaaaacaaaacaacaataataaaagccAACCATTTAAGgtattactatattttaaaaggatAGATAAAATGTTCTTGAACCTTGAGTGTCATCATTTTCTAACCGCCTacataaatcaaacaaaaaacgaCCTACCTCTGGTCCTCCTACATTTAACCATTCTGTTTTTATGAAGCACATGAAGCTGTCACGTGCTACCCATTTCACATTGCCTCAGGATGCTATCCCTGCACCATTAATCTATGCTGAAGGAAGGAGCTTCCCTGCCATACATGCTCTCCCTTGCCCAGTCACGATATTACGATTAGCAAAGTTCAGGCCAAAGGAAGAACTGAGTGAGACAAAGAAAGCCCTGTCAGCATCGGAAGAGAAAGGTGGGGGAAGGTTCCACAGCATAATGACTGACTTTTGCATTCTTCCCACTCCCAGCCCTTTGGGTGTGCTGTCCTGAACATCATCTTTGAGACCtatcacaaaatgaaaatgtaggaGCCTTTGTtcaaaatttattaataatagcacaagcctgtaatcctatcatttggtagactgaggcaggtggatcataaattcaaggctagcctgagctatttagtgacactgtctcaaataaacaacgGTAAAACCAAAAATACCAAAAGTATTTTAAGACTACAGAGCATTAAAACAAACATAAGACCTTCTATTTAGCCAGAGCAAATGCACAAGTCACATGGCTGTGAATCAAGCTCTGAGCCCAGAGTTTTGCATTTAGGGTCCCTGGAAACAGATTCAGGGGGAAGCAAAAAGGAATGGGTGGTCACTATGCtatctctgtttaaaaaaaaaaaaaggaaacagatggGAAGCATCTTTTTTCACTTTCCTGACCACACGGTCACTGTTACACAACACAGTTTTGAATGATGTGGCTCTAGCCATTGCAGTATTGAAGCCATTCACTGTGTTGAACAGATGGATATGTGTCCCAGGCAAACTGATTCTCAAACATGTAGAGGTCAGACTTGAACTGATGTACTGTGGTTTGCTGATTTGCATAGCTGGCAGACTGAACCCTCTAGTTAATGAAGGTTGCAGTGGCTTCTCCGCTTATTCCAGATCTCATTAGCTTAGGGTAGAAAGAACTGGTAGCATTAGTTTAGGCTTTGACCTAGGAATGGGGAGACATCTCAGTTGTAAAGCACTTGCCTCCTAAACAGAAAGGACTGTGTTCAATCCTGAGAACTCACATTAAAATGTCAGATGTGCTGCTGCGGTGCACAATGGCAAAGCAGAAACAAGGGGATCCTTGGGGCTTACTGGACATTTAGGCTAGTTTAATGAGAGGCCCCATATCAAAAGATGTAGACAGCATTTCTGAGTACAACACCAGGGTTGTGCCTCTAGCTGCCACATGCATGCAATCAAAACTGTAAACAAAtgagcacatgcatgtatacacacacacacacacacacacacacacacacacacacacacacgagcatcaTGCTAAATGAAGGCCAGTGGGCATTACACTACATGATGTGTCTGATAAGGAAATATATTATATTTGAAACTAACATGACTGAGAGAATATTCAGTGAGTGCCGCTTCAGCCAAATGAGGATACATTTTGTACATGTTGTCATGTTTCATCACGCTACTGGGATCTCAGTCATGAATACTGCAGTGAGTGGTTGAAAGTAACAGTGTCCCTATGCAGTGAAGGAACAGCACGATGTCAGGCTTCAAATGATGGAAGTTTTAAAACATCAACAAACCCCAGGCTAGTAAGGGAGTGCAGGCCGGGTTTGCATTCAGTGAGAGTATCATCGATGACGAATGACTTCCTGTGTTTGATGCATTTTTATGCTGTAGGCTTTGGGTGAGAATAAGGTCTTATTGATACCTATAATGAAAAGAACTTGAGGgcttttgattttcttaaatGGACTTTTATGTCAGGAATGCTTTTTGATCCTTTCACATTCAAATTTTGCCTCTCTAGAAACTTGTACTGGGGTTCAGTCTTGCAACAAGTAGAATTTAAATAGCCCTTCTTTCAGTGTGGTATTCTGTCTTCCCTAGAACTACAGAAGGGCTCCTTTAGTCTCTAATTAGCTAACAGAAACTGCATCTGCCATTGGACTTTTCTTTTTAACGCTGTACAAGGGCATGTGGGAGCACACGCCAAAAAGCAAGGGGGAAGTGAATTTATTTAATCTAGAGTGACCTATTAATATGACATTTACATGGCAATGCTATGTTCTCCGAATTTCAGATGTTGCTCTGCATCTCCTGTCATTGAGAAGCACTTGGCCttggctccttccttctctgtgcttCTGTCAGAGGCTGGctgactctctccttctctccgcAGGCCGATTTTACTACCTGATCCACCCTACCAAGCTCACTTACGACGAGGCGGTGCAAGCTTGTCTCAACGACGGTGCTCAGATTGCAAAAGTGGGCCAGATATTTGCTGCCTGGAAGCTTCTGGGCTATGACCGCTGtgatgctggctggctggccgaTGGCAGTGTCCGCTACCCTATTTCTCGGCCAAGAAGGCGCTGCAGTCCTACTGAGGCTGCAGTGCGCTTTGTGGGGTTCCCGGATAAAAAGCATAAGCTGTACGGGGTCTATTGCTTCAGAGCATACAACTGATTGGGCCCTAGAAAAGTGTCGGTTCTCGAGTCCAAGGGAACATGTGaaaggtctttttgtttttgttctcgtTTTTAATATGAACTCATGCAAGTTACCAAAACTGTGATAACCCTTTTCCACTTACTGTAAAAAGTCGTTTTTATAAGGCCAGATCAGTCATTTGTTTTGTAAAGCTATCAGTCAATGTATAGTATAAATTAATATAAGTATAAGGGAAGCTAAAAAACGGGCTTCAGAGCCTGTGTTATGCTACATCATCCCAACAAAATGCCATTTCATGAACGGGGCATGCAGTAGGCTGAGGATAAGCAGGATTGTGTTAGGGAAAATCAGCAGCGACTTCCACAAGCAcaaattttacatatttctaCAACTTTGAAATGCATTTCGCTGAACAAATTAGAACAACAAATTTGAAATACAGGCCTCTTTACAGAAACTGGGATTCTGGGAGGTGCAAAAAAAACCTCAGTTTCACAAGGGAACAATGGACACTTTTTCTAAAAGTTAATACTCCAAGTCTCCAGTCAGTATACAGAATAGTTTACTATTTAAAATTCTACCTTTTTTGactaaaaagaaaaccatataGACTCAGATGCATAATAAAACCACAGTTAGAACTCCTAGGGCAATCCATTTATATGAAGTATAGACTTACATACACAGATAATATTTTACCAATGAGAGATTGCTACCTTCTAATTAAGATTACCTATCAGAAAGAATTGTTCTATCATTTTTGAGTAGCTTCACTGAGTTATATTTAAATTCTAAGGGATCTTTGCTAAGCGGTATTTAGAATTTACTCAGGGCAGTTGAAAAGATAAACTGCTGGAcagaaaacatataaaaatgtagCAGCTTGATTTTATGTTAGCTTATGAAACATTATTGTcctataaaaataactttaacctatttaatatttctttcttatttacatTCCATAATGAAAATCATCCAATGAATGAATAACTCTACACTTGTTTAACTAAGAAATCAAGGCTCAACTTTCAAAATTGTGTTCTTGtttgtatacataatacaaaTACCCTGTGTTTAGgagggaaaatttaaaaaaaaaaaaaaaaaggctctccAGTAGAAAACATAGTCACTGTCAGTTTCCTTTCTGGTTCTCATTTGGGGGAAATAAAATACTGACTCACACTGAAGACTTCAAGTGAACAGTTAAGTCCAAACCCAGAACAATGACTTTCAGTATTAGCAGCTCCAATCTGAAATAAAGCTTTCTTTTTATGACTGCTGAGACCCCACAGGGACCAAGATTTGTATTCAAGTGATTTTCTGATTTCCCGTTGTTTCACAGTGAATCCTGGTGAGTGGACCTTAGTATAACAATCCAAGTACAAGCAGAGCTGGTGTGCTGTCGTCAATGTTTTCGATGTAGATTCCTCCAATGAACATGAGTAAATAAATCTGTTGCCTGAATTGACCGTGGTTGCATTTAAAGCTCTGTAATAACTGTAATACATTTTCTCCATAAATACAGAGGTATGTGTATGGAAGGTATAGAGCAGTTGGAAGTCCATGGAACCATAACTATCATGATATAGTATCTAGATAAAATACTATAAGTAAAACTAGCTCCTTTCGTTCAGATGCTTTAGCCTTAGAGCATGAGGATACAGTTTTAAGTTAGGATATGCAAATTACACAAGACTATAAATCCAAAGAGATGAGGAGACTTCAGGCAAACACTGTTGATTGAACTCAGACTTCTAAGCTAAACTCAAGTTAAAGATACCGAATGGTCTagaatataatgaatatattatttaagaAGGAAACTCTGACCAGCTCATGGGCAGGGCTAAGCTCTTTGGAGGAAGACCATACTTGAACAATCATTAcctatattttaagaattttgtcTGAAATGCAAGTAGGAAAATTTTATAGTGAAGTGGGTGCATTCCTTTCAGTTAGCATCATAGGACTAAACATTTAAGCACAGTAGCATTTCTTAACTTTTGAATACTTAGTATAGGAAACGGTGCTGATCAAACTCTCCAAAGTGACTGTTAGCTGACTTACATCTATACCAACTGCTTATCATTGTCCGTTCTTGAAAAAAACCCTCGAATGAACACTGCTGGGCAGAGTTTTTAACTTCTGATTTCACACAAAGGACCAGAATCCTGTGTCCTCTGAACTCCTAATTGAAAAGGGGTCTTTTAATGTTCTCATCTCACTGTTTTATTCCACCAAATATCTATTTTCATACTTCATATCTCATTATGAatgttttcaagagaaaaaatTGTCTTAGCACAATTCCTAGCAGAAAGCTGACATAACACTGTCTAATTCAGAAATCACTTTGTAGATTTCAAGGTTCCCAGAGTATCAAAGGAAGATGATAGATCACAAAATGTTTCCATAATAGTTTATCTTATGGCCCAAATAAAGAACAAATTCTATCTATACATTTTACTGAGATTCCCTCCTTCCATTTGAAAACGCTAAGCCAAAAAGAaccaattcacataaaaatacaatacaGGGATGAAGAAAAGTTGTCACATGAACACTGGAAGCCATCTTTTAATGACTGCTGccatattttgtcacagcaacttTTAGCCAAATGTAGTGTTTGTAAATTTAAAGTTTCTTTCATATAAAGGGGGCCGGCACCTGTTAGTGTTGTTTTATACAGTACAATGGTTGCTTGCAATTGTGGCAATTAGTAGACTCAAATAAGATTCCAATTTGGTTGCTGGCAGCCATACTGGGTTTCTTGACTTCAGTACTCCTAAAAACACACTTTTGTCAT
This region includes:
- the Hapln1 gene encoding hyaluronan and proteoglycan link protein 1 is translated as MKSLLLLVLVSVCWADHLSDSFTPDQDRVIHIQAENGPRLLVEAEQAKVFSHRGGNVTLPCRFYRDPTAFGSGIHKIRIKWTKLTSDYLREVDVFVSMGYHKKTYGGYQGRVFLRGGGDNDASLVITDLTLEDYGRYKCEVIEGLEDDTAVVALELQGVVFPYFPRLGRYNLNFHEARQACLEQDAVIASFDQLYEAWRGGLDWCNAGWLSDGSVQYPITKPREPCGGQNTVPGVRNYGFWDKDKSRYDVFCFTSNFNGRFYYLIHPTKLTYDEAVQACLNDGAQIAKVGQIFAAWKLLGYDRCDAGWLADGSVRYPISRPRRRCSPTEAAVRFVGFPDKKHKLYGVYCFRAYN